GCCGCTCCGAACCCGCTGCTGGAAGCGGCCCGGCCGCTGCTGCGGGCGTTGGCCGACATGCCCGACCGGCTCGATCGCGAAGGCATCCAGCAGTTGCGCCTGCTGCTCGAACAGGAGGTGCGCCTATTCCAGCGGCTCTGCGATCAGGCGAACATCCGCCGCGATCACATGCTCGGCGCGCGCTACTGCCTTTGCACGGCGCTCGACGAAGCGGCCATGCAAACCTCGTGGGCCAGGTCGGGCGAAAGCAACCTCGGCACCTGGATCAGCGAAGGGCTCGCCACTTCGTTTCACGAGGACCGGCAGGGCGGCGACAAGGTGTATCTGCTGATCGGACGACTCATGAGCTCGCCGCAGGAACACCTCGATCTGCTCGAAGTCGTGTACCGGATCCTGAGCCTCGGCTTCGAAGGCCGCTACCGGTACGAAGCCGACGGCCAGCGCAAGCACGAGACCGTCCGCCAGCGGATCCACAACGAGATTGCGTCTCAACGCGGCCCGGTGTCCGTCGCCCTTTCGCCGCATTGGCAGTCCGACGCCAGGGGCGGGCGCGTCTCGTTCTACGACTTCCCCGTCTGGATCACGGCGGTCGTGCTGTCGCTGATCCTGCTCGGCCTGTTCGGCTATTTCAAATACGTGCTTTTGACCCGCGGCGCCGACGTGCAACAGCAGATCGCCGACATCGCCCGCATGACGCCGCCCCCCGCTGCGCCCGCGCTGCGTCTCAAGGCATTGCTCGGCAACGAGATTGCCGCGGGCACGGTCAGCGTCGACGAAGACAGCCGCCACGGCTCGGTAACCTTCCGCAGCGACGCGATGTTCTCGCCGGGCGCGGCAGCCGTGAATTCGACGATGGGACCGCTGATCGCGAAGATCGCAGGCGAGATCGTCAAGGTGCCGGGCAAGGTGACGGTGACGGGCTACACCGACAACGTGCCGATCAACAGCCGACAGTTCGCATCGAACGAGGCGCTGTCCGAGGAGCGCGCGACGCAGGTCATGCAGATGCTCCAGAGCGCCGGCGTGCCGGCCAGCCGACTCGAGTCGGTCGGCAAGGGCGACGCGGACCCGATCGGCGACAACGGAACCGTGCAAGGCCGCGCGCTGAACCGCCGCGTCGACATCACGGTGGCGTACTAACTCCCCGCCAGACCATTCGGAACCCCGACATGAACAAGTTCCTGTCCTTTCTGGTGTCGCGCCAGTTCCTCTCGTTCGTCGCGCTGCTGCTCGTCGCGCTGCTGATCTGGTTCGTCGGTCCGTTCGTCGCGTTCGGCGGCCTCGCGCCGCTCGCGGGCGCCGGCATGCGAATCCTCGTGATCGCGCTGCTGCTGGCCGGCGTGCTGCTGTGGCTCGCGGGCTGGTCGACCAGCGTCGTGTTCGTGGCGCTGCTGTGCGTGCTGATCTGGCATGCGTCGCCGCTTCTTGCGTTCGGACACGCGACGCCCTTTGTACCGGAGTCTGCGCGGGTGATCGCGATCGCGGCCGTACTCACGATATATCTGATCCACCTGGCGTTCCTGCTCTTGCAGAAGATGCGCACGGACGCGGACTTTCTCAAGAACCTGATCGAGTTCGGCAGCAAGAAGCAGGCGTCGCCCGCAGCCGGCCAACTGGCCAAGGTCAATGCCGTGATCGCCGGCGCGCTCGCGCGGCTGAAGGCGATGCGCACCGGCGCCCGCGGACTCGGGCGCCTCTTCCAGGGCAAGCGCTACCTGTACGAACTGCCGTGGTACATCACGCTCGGTTCAGGAGCATCGGGCAAGACCAGCGCGCTGCTCAACGCCGGGCTGTCGTTCCCGCTGGCCGCGCAGATGCAGCGGGCGACGGCCAGGCTGGCGAACCAGGGCGGGTCCGTGGACTGGTGGCTGACCAATGACGCGGTACTGATCGACACGGCGGGCCATTACACGCGCCACGGCACCTCGCGGCACGCGTTGCCGCAACCGCCCGCCCCGGCTTCGTCCGGGCATCCGGAGGGCGCCGAATCCGAGGACAAGCCCCACGCCCGCCATTCGGACGGACAGGCGACCGGCGAAGCCGCGGCCTCGGCAAGCACGGCAAGCGCCGGCTTCCCGCACGGCGAGGAAGGCACGTGGCGGCAGATCGTCGACCAGGCGGAGTGGCTCGGTTTTCTGCGCATGCTGCGCAAGCACCGCCCTCGCGCGCCGATCAACGGCGCGCTGCTCACCGTCGACGTGGCCGAGCTGACGAGCGTCGACGAGAACGCGCGCCATGCCGAAGCCGCCGCATTGCGCGCACGGCTCGCCGATCTGCGCACGGAGCTGGGCATCCGCTTTCCCGTCTATCTGCTGATCACGAAGATGGACCGGTTGCCGGGCTTCGGCGAGTACTTCAGCTCGCTGACCACGGAAGGCCGTGCCCAGACCTGGGGCTTCACGCTCCCGTACGGCAAGGAGACCATTGCGAACGAGGGCGTCCACGCCCGCTGCGCCGAGGAGCTGGGCGAGCTGGCCGCGAGGCTCGCCGCCGGCGTCAATGCGCGCCTGCTGGAGGAACACGAAACGCAAAGGCGCCGCCGGCTCGCCGCCTTTGCCGAAGAGTTCCTCGTACTGACGCGCACGCTCGGCGAACTGATCAACCGCGTGTTCCTCGATTCCCGCTATGACGACACGCAGCGCCACTCGACGCTGCGCGGCGTGTATTTCACGAGCGCCGCCCAAACCGGCAACGAGATCGCGGCGGAACCGCGCACCGTGATGCAGCGTCTCGCGGCCGCCATCGGACGCACGCCGGCCACATCCGCGCTCGCGCCGCGGCACGAAGGCGGCCAGAGCTTCTTCCTCCACGATCTGTTGACGAAGATCGTGTTCCCGGACGCGCATCTGGTGCACCCCAATCTGCGCTGGGAATACCGCTCCCGCACGCTATGTCTCATCGGCCACGCGCTCGCGCTGCTGCTGTTCGGGTGGCTCGCAATCGGCCTGCGCGTCAGCATGGCCAACAACGGCGATTATCTCGACGCGATCGGACACAAGACGGCGGCGCTCGCATCCCGGGTCGGCCAGCTTTACAAGGCGCCCAAGCCCGAGGCCGTGCCTGACGCGCTGAACGAAGCGCGCTACCTGCCCGCGTACCCGGGTCTCGACCTGTCGGCCCCGGCGAGCGCCTGGCGCTTCGGCCTGTACGCACCGCCCGGCATCGTCGCCGAAAGCCATCGCACCTACGATGCGCTGGAGGACAACCTGCTGCTGCCGCAGATCGTCAAGCGCATCGAAGCGGTCCTCGCCCAGGCGATCGCCAGCAGGGACCCGAAGACCGCGTACGATGCGCTGCGCGTCTACTTGATGCTGTACGACAAGGCGAAGTTCGACGCCGCCCAGGTCGAGGCGTGGGTGCTCGACGACTGGGCCAAGACCGACAGCGCGGCGGTCTTCGGCGGTCGCGCGTCGATGATCGCCCACGTCGAGCAGCTCTTCTCCGGCGAGCGCGCCGTGCAGTCCCCGCTGATCCGTAACGACTTGCTGATCCAGCAGGCGCGTGCGTTCCTCGACGGCAGCAACGCGACGCAGCGGCTCTACGAACGCGCGAAGGCGGCGATGCAGAAGGAAGCGCCGGACGAGTTCACGCTGCTGCGGGCCGTCGGCCCGCAGGCCGGGACGGTCTTCGCACGCGCGAGCGACGCGCCGCTTTCGCGCGGCGTGCCGGGCCTCTTCACGTTCGACGGCTATCGGCGCGTGTTCGACAAGCGTCTGCCCGAGTTCGTGCAGGTCGCGCGCGACGACGACGCGTGGGTAATGGGCCGCGCCTATCTGGGCGACGCTCAAAAAAAAACGGCTGCATTCGGGCGTGCGGCGGCGGATACGGACGATCCCCTGACCGAAGCCATCCGCCGGCAATACCTGATCGAATACGCGCAGCAATGGGACGCCTTTCTCGGCGACATCCGCACGGTGAGCGGCACGAGTCTCGCATTCGACCTGCTGGTCCTGCGCAGCTTCGCCGCGCCGGATTCGCCGCTCGCACGTCTCGCACGCGCGGCGGCCCATGAAACGACGCTCACGCAGCCCATCGCCTCGGCGGACCGTTCCGTCCTGCAAAAGGCAACCGACTCGCTGAGCCAGAAAGCGGACAAGGCGCTCGGCATTCGCGCCGAGGAGCGCGTCGAGCGCGAGCTCGTCGACAGTCGTTTCGCGGGCTTGCGCGAAATGGTGACGGGCAGCGCGGAAGCGCGGACGGAAGCACAACCCGCCGCCGCGCAGGCGGGCAAGACCGGCCTCGACGGCGTGTCGAATCTGCTGAACGACTATTACACCGCGCTGACCGTCGCGGACGACGCCCTTTCCAACAACAGCATGCCGCCCGCGAGCGACGCCGCGGCGAAACTGAAGATGGCCGCGAACACGATGCCCGCGCCCTTTCGCGCGGTGCTGCTCGAGCTTTCGGCACAGGGCTCGCGAGAGGTGAACCGCGGGATCGGCCAACTGCTGTCGCGGCAGATGGAGGCGATGGTCGGCGACACCTGCCGGCTCACGATCGAGGGCAACTATCCGTTTGCAGCCGACAGCAAGCGCGACGTCCGCATCGACGACTTCACGCGGGTGTTCGCGCGGGGCGGCGTCATCGACGACTTTTTCACGAAGACGCTCGCCCCGTTCGTCGATACGTCGACGAGGCCGTGGCGCTACAAGACGCTGCCCGGCGCGACCGAACCGGTGCAGGGCCCCGATCTCGAACCGTTCCAGCATGCGAAGGCGATCCGCGAGATCTTTTTCGGCGATCCGGGCGAGAAACAGCTCGCCTGGAAGGCCGACATCCGGACGCCCGAGCTGGACCCTACGATCACGAGCCTGATGATCGACGTCGACGGACAAACGACGCTCTATCAGCACGGTCCCGTTGCCCCGTTTACGGTGAGCTGGCCGGGACCGCGCGGCGGCGTCCATGTGGAGATCACGGCGAGCCCGCGCATCCGGCCCGACACGTCGACGGTCTCGACGGACGGGCCATGGGCGCTGCTGCGCCTGTTGCAGAAAGGGCATCTGATCGAAACGGCGACGCCCGGGCGCTCGCGCGTCGCACTTGACTTCGACGGCCGCAAGGCCGTGCTCGACATCGCGAGTACCGGCAGCGTCGCCAACCCGCTGACCAGCAACGTGCTGAAGACTTTCCAGTGTCCCGGCTCGATGCCGGCGTTCAATCTGGCGGACACCGGACCGCCCCCGGGATTGCCGCCGGCGAGCCCGCGCACGCGGCCCGCCACGGAGACCGTGCATCGTCGATATCGATCGGCGGAGCCGGTTCGGCGGCAAGCCGTTCACCAAGCCGGCGTGCGGGAAAACATGTGATCACGGCGGATTCGATCGCTCGATGCGAGACGTGCGGAAGGCGCCGAAGCGGACGAGCTGGCAGCCGCACCTTGCCGTGCGGGATGCGGGCGGCTCGCCCCGCATGAATTTCGTTCGAGCGATCGATGACGGAGGCCTGCCTGCGCATGTCGGGCAGGCGTGGCTGGAAAGCGGCTGCGCCTACGGATATCGCCAGATTCATGGCGGCATGCGGGAACAGCGAGCGCGTTGCCGGATCGATCGCATCGCACGCCTGATGTGTGTCGATGGCTTGGCATGCGCAACGCGGCCATGGGCGCCGCCCCGGGTCATGTGATGGCAAACCGGCAGCGATTGCGGTCAATCTACCCGCATCGTCGTTTCGAGATCGACAGCCCCACCATGCCCGGGTGACGGACATCCCCCCTATCCGAATCCATGACGGCCGGCTTTATCCGTCAACAGGACCTTGACGTGTTCCGACGCCAAGCAGTGGCCGGGTCGACGCAGCCCCGTGTCGATCGGGCGCCGGCGATCGACGCACGGCTCATCGCGGCACGGCGCCGCCGCCCGACCGGCGAGGCGCTCGTGCGCTACGGCCGGGTAGCCAGTTTTCAAGCTGCGACGAACGGGATTTCCTGAAGGAGCCTGGGCTCACGCCGAGTACGAGTCGCGGCGGGAACCGCGGCGACGACGCGGTGGGCCGAGCGCTTCGTCCAACGGCTCAAACGATGCGGCCCGCAAATTCCTCGTCGCGCCCGCGACGGATTTTCACCGCTCCGCCGTTTAACGCAAAACCGGCTGTTCCCGGCCGGCCCGTACAACTTCGGAGCACACAATTGAAACTCGCCACCCCACTGCGGCTCGCCGCCGCCCTCCTGGCCACCTGCGCGGCGTCCGCCGCGTTCGCGCAGGCCGTGATCGTCGCCCCGTACGCGCCGCCCGCGCCGCGCGTCGAGGTCGTGCCCGCACCGCGCGCCGGCTTCGCCTGGGACCAGGGCCACTGGCAATGGCGTCACGGCCGCTACGCCTGGATTCCTGGCCACTGGCAGCCCGTGCGCGTCGGCTACCGCTGGGTGCCCGGCCACTGGGTCGCGCACGGCCCGAACTGGCACTGGGCGCCGGGCCACTGGGCCTGACGCGCTCCCGCCGCCGATGCGCTCGCAGCCGGCGGCGCCCGCCCCGAACTCACGGACCGACCGATGAACCTTCGAACCCTCGTGATCCTCGCGCTCGCGGCCGCCACGCTCGCCGGGTGCGTCGTCGTGCCCGCGCGGCCCGTCTATTACCGGCCGGCGCCCGTCGTCGTATATTGATTTGATTGCGCCGGCCGCAGGAGACGCGCGCCACACTCGGCGCACGTTCCGGCGGCCGACGCGTTCCCCGCATGATCGATACGCCCCCCCGGCAACGCACCGATGACGCGACCGCCCACGACCCGATGCACGACCCGACGCACGACGCGCGCCGCCCCGCCGCGCCCTGCGCTGACGCGCCGTCCCGCGTCGCGCCCGTCGCCGGACAGCACGGAGAGCACGACGATGAGCAACATCCGGCCGGCTGCCCGGCCCGTCCGACCGATGCGGCACCCGATTCGTTCAACGCTCCGGGACACCGCGCGTTGAACGATCGCGACCCCGACGCGGAACTCGTGGCCCGGGTCGGCGCGCGCGACCCGGCGGCCGTGCGCACGCTCGTCGCGCGCAAGCTGCCGCGGCTGCTCGCGCTCGCGACGCGGATGCTCGGCGACCGGATGGAAGCCGAGGACGTCGCGCAGGACGCGTTCGTGCGGATCTGGAAGCACGCGCCGCGCTGGCGCGAAGGCGAAGCGCGTTTCGACACGTGGCTGCACCGCGTCGTGCTGAACCTCTGCTACGACCGGCTGCGCGGCCGCCGCGAGGAACCCGTCGACGAACTGCCCGATGCGATCGATCCGCACCCGGCGCCCGACGCCCGCCTCGAACACCGCGCGTGCGGCGAACTCGTGCGGCAGGCGCTCGCCGCGCTGCCCGCGCGGCAGCGCGAAGCGCTCGTGCTCAATTACTATCAAGAGCTGTCGAACGTCGAGGCGGCCAACCTGATGGGCATCACCGTCGACGCACTGGAGAGCCTGCTCGCGCGCGCCCGGCGCAACCTGCGCGCGCAGTTGGCCGACGACCACCCTAGTGAGGACAAGCGATGACACCTGAACGATTTCGCCGCATCGTCGCCGCATACGGCGCGGATGCGCGGCGCTGGCCGGACGGCGAGCGCGCGGCCGCCGACGCGTGGGCGCGCGCGCATCGCGACGAGGCGGCCGCGGCGCTCGCCGGCGCCGCCGTCCTCGACGCCTGGCTCGCGGGCGACGCGGTCGCGCCGCCCGCTCCCGCGCTCGTCGAGCAAATCGTCGCGACGGCCCCCGTGCGGCGGCTGTTCTGGCGACGCGGGCGATTCTGGTGGTCCGGCGCCGCGTTCGCGGGCGTCGGCCTCGCGGGCGCGGTCGCGGGCGCGATTGCCGTGTCGATGCTGATGCTGGGCAGCCCGCCGCCGCACGACGCAACCTCCATGACGACGAGCTTCGGCGGATCGGGCGCCGACTGGAGCGGCCAATGAAAGAACGCTCGTGGCGGCTCGCCTTCGTCGGCTCGGCCGTCCTCAACGTGTTCCTGCTCGGCGCGATCGGCGGCGGCGCGTATCAATGGTTCGCGACGCATCGCGACCTGAACGCGGCCGGCGCGCCGGGGCAGCGCACCGCGCTGCGCTTCGCCGCGAACGAGCTGTCGTGGGCGCGACAGCGCGAGTTCATCGACGCGCTGAAGGCCGCGCGCCGCGAAGGCCACGACTACGCGGTCAACGGGCGCGACGGCCGGTTCGAGGTGCTCGATCTGCTCGCCGCGCCGCAGCTCGACCGCCCGGCGATCGACGCGGCGCTCGCCCGCACGCGCGCCGCCGACAACGCGCTGCGTGCGCGGGTTGAAAGCAACGTCGTCGATTTCGCGGCGACGCTCACGCCCGAAGAGCGCCTGAAATTCGTCGACGGCCTGAAGCGCAGCGGCAACTGGCGGCTGCCGCCGCAGCAGCGGCCGAACACGCCGGCCGCGCCGGGGAGCCGGTGACGCGCCCGTGCAGCAGGCGGCAGGCGCGGCACACACGACGATTCGAACATTTTTGCCGAACGGGCGACGGATTCCTCGGCGACCTGCGTTTAACGAAGGTATGCATCGCCAGAGGACTCCGGCATGAACCCACCTCAACGCGCCACCCCGGCCGCCGTCGCGCTGAACCGCTTCGGTCTCGGCGCGCGCGCCGACGACGCGCCGCCCGACGATCCGAGAGCATCGCTGCTCGCGCAATTCTCCCGTTACGAAACGCTGCCGGCCGCCTGGGCGAACGAACCGCGCTCGGACGCGCTCGCGGCCCGCTTCGCCGACGCGCGCAACAAAACGACGGGCGACGACCCGGCCGCGAAGCGCGCGACCGCGCAGGCGATCCGGCGCGACGGCTACGACGCATACCGCAGCGCGGTCGCCGCGCGGCTCGCTAGCGCGCTGAACACACCCGCGCCGTTCGTCGAGCGGCTCGTGCATTTCTGGGCGAACCACTTCGCGGTGTCGATCGACAAGGGCCCCGTTTCCGCATATGCCGGCGCGTTCGAAATGGAGGCGATCCGCCCGCACGTGCTCGGCCGCTTCGAGGACATGCTGGTCGCCGTCGAGCGGCATCCGGCGATGCAACTGTTTCTCGACCAGGTGCGCTCGGCCGGCCCCGACAGCCGGGCCGCGCGGCGCGCCGAAGCGCGCCATCCCGCGAACCGGCGCGGACTCAACGAGAACCTCGCCCGCGAGATCATGGAGCTGCACACGCTCGGCGTGCGCACCGGCTACACGCAAAACGACGTCACCGAGTTCGCGCGCGCGCTGACCGGCTGGAGCATCGCCGGCGGCCGCGGCCCGCAGCCGGGCGACGCGGCACCCGGCACGTTCGTGTTCCGGCCGGCGCTGCACGAGCCCGGCGTGCGCACCGTGCTGGGCCGCACGTACGACCAGCCCGGCGAAGCGCAGGCGCGCGCGATCCTGCGCGATCTCGCGACCGCGCGCGCGACGAGCCGGCATATCGCATTCCAGCTCGCCCGCCATTTCGTCGCGGACAATCCGCCGCCCGCGCTCACCGAGCGGATCGCCCGCGCGTTCGAGACGAGCGGCGGCGATCTGCCGAGCGTCTATCGCGCGCTCGTCGATGCGCCGGAAGCGTGGTCGCCCGCCAACGCAAAATTCAAGACGCCGTGGGAATGGACCGTGTCGTCGCTGCGCGGGCTCGGCTGGCGCGACCTCGGCGACCTGAAGGCCGCCCCGCTCCTCGTGCAGCTCGGCCAGCCCGTCTGGCGTCCGGGCTCGCCCGCCGGCTACGACGACATCGCGGCCAGCTGGGCCGCGCCCGATGCGCTCGTGCGGCGCGTCGAGATCGCACAGCGCCTCGCCGCGCGCACGGGCGACCGGCTCGACCCGCGCACGCTCGGCGACACGCTGCTCGCCGGCTCGATGAGCGCATCGACCGCGACCGCCGTGTCGCGCGCCGAAAGCGCGACGACCGCGCTCGCGCTGCTGCTCGTGTCGCCCGACTTCCAACGGAGATGAACATGGCCCTGTCTCGCCGCCGATTCCTGCGCGTCGCCGCTGCCGGCGCGGGCGCGATCCTCGTCGCGCCGCAACTCGTGTTCGCGAACGTCGAGACCGACCGGCGCTTCGTATTCGTGATCCAGCGCGGCGCGGCCGACGGCCTGAACATCGTCGTCCCGTACGCGGAGCCCGCGTATGCGGGCCTGCGCGGCGCGCTCGCGATCGACGCATCGG
This genomic stretch from Burkholderia oklahomensis C6786 harbors:
- the tssL gene encoding type VI secretion system protein TssL, long form, with translation MHRPDKAGPEPIEFAAMPFAPRGGATSPPAAESPAARLAAIKAAPNPLLEAARPLLRALADMPDRLDREGIQQLRLLLEQEVRLFQRLCDQANIRRDHMLGARYCLCTALDEAAMQTSWARSGESNLGTWISEGLATSFHEDRQGGDKVYLLIGRLMSSPQEHLDLLEVVYRILSLGFEGRYRYEADGQRKHETVRQRIHNEIASQRGPVSVALSPHWQSDARGGRVSFYDFPVWITAVVLSLILLGLFGYFKYVLLTRGADVQQQIADIARMTPPPAAPALRLKALLGNEIAAGTVSVDEDSRHGSVTFRSDAMFSPGAAAVNSTMGPLIAKIAGEIVKVPGKVTVTGYTDNVPINSRQFASNEALSEERATQVMQMLQSAGVPASRLESVGKGDADPIGDNGTVQGRALNRRVDITVAY
- the tssM gene encoding type VI secretion system membrane subunit TssM codes for the protein MNKFLSFLVSRQFLSFVALLLVALLIWFVGPFVAFGGLAPLAGAGMRILVIALLLAGVLLWLAGWSTSVVFVALLCVLIWHASPLLAFGHATPFVPESARVIAIAAVLTIYLIHLAFLLLQKMRTDADFLKNLIEFGSKKQASPAAGQLAKVNAVIAGALARLKAMRTGARGLGRLFQGKRYLYELPWYITLGSGASGKTSALLNAGLSFPLAAQMQRATARLANQGGSVDWWLTNDAVLIDTAGHYTRHGTSRHALPQPPAPASSGHPEGAESEDKPHARHSDGQATGEAAASASTASAGFPHGEEGTWRQIVDQAEWLGFLRMLRKHRPRAPINGALLTVDVAELTSVDENARHAEAAALRARLADLRTELGIRFPVYLLITKMDRLPGFGEYFSSLTTEGRAQTWGFTLPYGKETIANEGVHARCAEELGELAARLAAGVNARLLEEHETQRRRRLAAFAEEFLVLTRTLGELINRVFLDSRYDDTQRHSTLRGVYFTSAAQTGNEIAAEPRTVMQRLAAAIGRTPATSALAPRHEGGQSFFLHDLLTKIVFPDAHLVHPNLRWEYRSRTLCLIGHALALLLFGWLAIGLRVSMANNGDYLDAIGHKTAALASRVGQLYKAPKPEAVPDALNEARYLPAYPGLDLSAPASAWRFGLYAPPGIVAESHRTYDALEDNLLLPQIVKRIEAVLAQAIASRDPKTAYDALRVYLMLYDKAKFDAAQVEAWVLDDWAKTDSAAVFGGRASMIAHVEQLFSGERAVQSPLIRNDLLIQQARAFLDGSNATQRLYERAKAAMQKEAPDEFTLLRAVGPQAGTVFARASDAPLSRGVPGLFTFDGYRRVFDKRLPEFVQVARDDDAWVMGRAYLGDAQKKTAAFGRAAADTDDPLTEAIRRQYLIEYAQQWDAFLGDIRTVSGTSLAFDLLVLRSFAAPDSPLARLARAAAHETTLTQPIASADRSVLQKATDSLSQKADKALGIRAEERVERELVDSRFAGLREMVTGSAEARTEAQPAAAQAGKTGLDGVSNLLNDYYTALTVADDALSNNSMPPASDAAAKLKMAANTMPAPFRAVLLELSAQGSREVNRGIGQLLSRQMEAMVGDTCRLTIEGNYPFAADSKRDVRIDDFTRVFARGGVIDDFFTKTLAPFVDTSTRPWRYKTLPGATEPVQGPDLEPFQHAKAIREIFFGDPGEKQLAWKADIRTPELDPTITSLMIDVDGQTTLYQHGPVAPFTVSWPGPRGGVHVEITASPRIRPDTSTVSTDGPWALLRLLQKGHLIETATPGRSRVALDFDGRKAVLDIASTGSVANPLTSNVLKTFQCPGSMPAFNLADTGPPPGLPPASPRTRPATETVHRRYRSAEPVRRQAVHQAGVRENM
- a CDS encoding IS3 family transposase encodes the protein MNFVRAIDDGGLPAHVGQAWLESGCAYGYRQIHGGMREQRARCRIDRIARLMCVDGLACATRPWAPPRVM
- a CDS encoding YXWGXW repeat-containing protein → MKLATPLRLAAALLATCAASAAFAQAVIVAPYAPPAPRVEVVPAPRAGFAWDQGHWQWRHGRYAWIPGHWQPVRVGYRWVPGHWVAHGPNWHWAPGHWA
- a CDS encoding RNA polymerase sigma factor, with amino-acid sequence MIDTPPRQRTDDATAHDPMHDPTHDARRPAAPCADAPSRVAPVAGQHGEHDDEQHPAGCPARPTDAAPDSFNAPGHRALNDRDPDAELVARVGARDPAAVRTLVARKLPRLLALATRMLGDRMEAEDVAQDAFVRIWKHAPRWREGEARFDTWLHRVVLNLCYDRLRGRREEPVDELPDAIDPHPAPDARLEHRACGELVRQALAALPARQREALVLNYYQELSNVEAANLMGITVDALESLLARARRNLRAQLADDHPSEDKR
- a CDS encoding periplasmic heavy metal sensor, which gives rise to MKERSWRLAFVGSAVLNVFLLGAIGGGAYQWFATHRDLNAAGAPGQRTALRFAANELSWARQREFIDALKAARREGHDYAVNGRDGRFEVLDLLAAPQLDRPAIDAALARTRAADNALRARVESNVVDFAATLTPEERLKFVDGLKRSGNWRLPPQQRPNTPAAPGSR
- a CDS encoding DUF1800 domain-containing protein; protein product: MNPPQRATPAAVALNRFGLGARADDAPPDDPRASLLAQFSRYETLPAAWANEPRSDALAARFADARNKTTGDDPAAKRATAQAIRRDGYDAYRSAVAARLASALNTPAPFVERLVHFWANHFAVSIDKGPVSAYAGAFEMEAIRPHVLGRFEDMLVAVERHPAMQLFLDQVRSAGPDSRAARRAEARHPANRRGLNENLAREIMELHTLGVRTGYTQNDVTEFARALTGWSIAGGRGPQPGDAAPGTFVFRPALHEPGVRTVLGRTYDQPGEAQARAILRDLATARATSRHIAFQLARHFVADNPPPALTERIARAFETSGGDLPSVYRALVDAPEAWSPANAKFKTPWEWTVSSLRGLGWRDLGDLKAAPLLVQLGQPVWRPGSPAGYDDIAASWAAPDALVRRVEIAQRLAARTGDRLDPRTLGDTLLAGSMSASTATAVSRAESATTALALLLVSPDFQRR